In one window of Lewinella sp. 4G2 DNA:
- a CDS encoding CopD family protein: MSATIILIAKALHVIGFASWFAGLLYLGRVLVNHAESQIIAPEIGDSEAATRSRIRKEVLHEEYSGTEDRVYRIIVNPAMMITWTAGLTMVALNPGYLQSGTPGWLIVKIALVLGLVVYQVYTKAKLMFPMQNGELPFSPWQLRLWNEFPTLFLVAIPFIAVFGKVGELNYVYLGIGVAIFCGLVYRGAVAYKAKRGESL; encoded by the coding sequence ATGAGCGCTACCATCATTCTCATCGCTAAAGCCCTGCACGTCATTGGATTCGCCAGCTGGTTCGCCGGCCTGCTTTACCTCGGCCGGGTGCTGGTGAACCACGCCGAATCCCAGATTATAGCTCCGGAAATTGGCGATAGTGAAGCCGCCACGCGCAGCCGTATCCGCAAAGAAGTTCTCCACGAAGAATATTCCGGGACGGAAGACCGCGTCTACCGCATCATCGTCAACCCCGCCATGATGATCACCTGGACGGCCGGCCTGACGATGGTGGCCCTCAACCCCGGTTATCTCCAGAGCGGAACGCCGGGCTGGTTGATCGTCAAAATTGCACTCGTGCTCGGCCTCGTCGTTTACCAGGTCTACACCAAGGCCAAACTCATGTTCCCCATGCAAAATGGCGAGCTCCCCTTCAGCCCCTGGCAACTGCGTTTGTGGAACGAGTTCCCTACCCTCTTCCTCGTGGCCATTCCCTTCATCGCGGTATTCGGCAAGGTGGGGGAGTTGAATTACGTCTACCTCGGTATTGGGGTGGCGATCTTTTGTGGTCTGGTGTATCGGGGGGCGGTGGCCTATAAGGCTAAGAGGGGTGAAAGTTTATAG
- a CDS encoding arsenosugar biosynthesis-associated peroxidase-like protein codes for MNTYSNPKDLRTFGKIAEWQEEMGNKFFDWYAGVTEGDTALTEREKALIALAVSHAIQCSYCIDAYTTNSLQAGADEEQMMEAVHVAAAVKAGTTLIYARQMQRQVEKITM; via the coding sequence ATGAATACGTACTCCAACCCCAAAGACCTCCGCACCTTCGGTAAGATCGCCGAATGGCAGGAAGAAATGGGCAATAAATTTTTCGACTGGTACGCTGGCGTGACGGAAGGCGATACGGCCCTCACCGAACGGGAGAAAGCCCTGATTGCCCTGGCCGTTAGCCATGCCATCCAGTGTAGCTACTGTATCGATGCTTACACCACTAACTCCCTCCAGGCCGGTGCCGACGAGGAACAGATGATGGAAGCCGTCCACGTCGCCGCCGCGGTAAAGGCCGGCACCACCCTCATTTACGCCCGGCAGATGCAGCGCCAGGTAGAAAAAATCACGATGTAG
- a CDS encoding tRNA-binding protein: MNGQPLSWAEFERVEMRVGTVLSAKPFPEARNPSYQLRIDFGSEIGERKTSAQITDRYLPEDLVGRQVVAVVNFPPKQIANMMSECLVLGGMEGKVVTLLKPDFPVVNGTRIG, translated from the coding sequence ATGAATGGCCAACCCCTAAGCTGGGCCGAGTTCGAACGGGTAGAGATGCGGGTAGGGACCGTCCTCTCCGCCAAGCCCTTCCCCGAAGCGCGCAACCCCAGCTACCAGCTCCGGATCGACTTCGGTTCAGAGATCGGTGAACGAAAAACCTCCGCCCAGATCACGGACCGTTACCTTCCCGAAGACCTGGTGGGGCGGCAGGTAGTGGCAGTCGTCAACTTCCCCCCGAAGCAGATCGCCAATATGATGAGCGAGTGCCTCGTCCTGGGTGGGATGGAAGGAAAGGTGGTCACGTTACTGAAGCCGGATTTCCCGGTGGTGAATGGAACTCGGATTGGGTGA
- the arsS gene encoding arsenosugar biosynthesis radical SAM (seleno)protein ArsS (Some members of this family are selenoproteins.) — MAIKQKTKSLSATGNALSSSFVQLNVLNGKDISDAKFPVFASKLAEQGHAPFKPTQIEIFQLNIGKLCNQTCAHCHVDAGPDKRVENMSRETLQQCLDMIAAIPTVTTVDITGGAPEMNPHFRWFVEECTKMGKEVIDRCNLTIIMANPKYRDLPEFLAKHKVHVVSSLPYFSKARTDGQRGDGVFEDSIKALQHLNEVGYGKEGTDLKLDLVFNPSGAYLPGKQETLQAEFKRQLDRKFGIVFNELFAITNLPVSRFLDYLLETGNYEEYMEKLVEAYNPMTVDSLMCRNTISVSWQGYLYDCDFNQMLELKVAAKGQHITDFDVAELTNRNIVLNQHCYGCTAGAGSSCSGVIN; from the coding sequence ATGGCTATCAAGCAAAAAACCAAATCCCTAAGCGCCACCGGCAACGCGCTGAGTTCCTCCTTCGTGCAACTGAACGTGCTGAACGGGAAGGACATCTCCGACGCAAAATTCCCCGTCTTCGCTAGCAAGCTGGCCGAGCAGGGGCACGCGCCCTTCAAGCCAACCCAGATTGAGATCTTTCAGCTGAATATCGGGAAGCTCTGTAACCAAACCTGTGCCCACTGCCACGTCGACGCCGGGCCGGACAAACGGGTGGAGAACATGAGCCGAGAAACGCTGCAGCAGTGCCTCGACATGATCGCCGCCATCCCGACGGTCACGACCGTGGACATCACCGGCGGGGCGCCCGAGATGAACCCTCACTTCCGCTGGTTCGTCGAGGAATGCACGAAGATGGGCAAGGAGGTGATCGACCGGTGCAACCTCACCATTATCATGGCCAACCCGAAGTACCGGGATTTGCCCGAGTTTCTGGCCAAGCATAAGGTTCACGTTGTCAGCAGTTTGCCCTATTTCTCCAAGGCACGCACGGACGGGCAGCGGGGCGACGGTGTCTTCGAAGACTCCATCAAAGCCCTCCAACACCTTAACGAAGTCGGCTACGGCAAAGAAGGAACGGACCTGAAACTCGACCTCGTCTTCAACCCCTCGGGCGCTTATCTGCCAGGAAAACAGGAGACTTTGCAAGCGGAATTCAAGCGCCAATTGGATCGGAAGTTCGGCATCGTCTTCAACGAACTTTTCGCCATCACCAACCTACCGGTGAGTCGTTTCCTGGACTACCTCCTTGAAACGGGCAACTACGAAGAGTACATGGAAAAGCTTGTGGAAGCCTACAACCCCATGACCGTCGATAGCCTGATGTGCCGCAACACCATCTCCGTCAGTTGGCAAGGCTATCTCTACGACTGTGATTTCAACCAGATGCTCGAACTCAAAGTCGCCGCCAAAGGCCAGCACATTACTGATTTCGATGTCGCCGAACTCACGAACCGGAACATCGTCCTGAACCAGCACTGCTACGGGTGCACGGCGGGGGCGGGGAGTTCGTGTTCGGGAGTGATTAATTAG